The Phocoena sinus isolate mPhoSin1 chromosome 8, mPhoSin1.pri, whole genome shotgun sequence nucleotide sequence ACATGCATCAGGCACTAGGGATTGAAGGATGAATAAGACACAGACTCCAACCTCAGAGAACATAAAGTCCAGTGGGGGAGAGGAGTAGATGAATCAAATTACCACATAGTAAGTGTAATTACATCTAAAGGAAGTGCCAttcagtggctaagaatctgcctgccaatgcaggggttacaggttcgagtcctggtccagaaagatcccacatgctgcggagcaactaagcctgtgcgccacgactactgagcctgtgctctagagcctgcacgccacaactactgaagccacatgccacaactactgaagcccacgcgcctagagcccgtgctccgcaacaagagaagccaccacaatgagaagcccacgcaccacgacgaagagtagcccccgctcaccgcaaccagagaaagcccgcgcgcagcaacgaagacccaatgcagccaaaaataaataaatttattttaaaaaataaaggaagcgCCATGGAAGAGAAGTAACATATCATTGGGGAGGGGCGTTGATCTAgactggagggcagggaggagtcCTTAAAGGTGTCTGTGCCACAATCTGAAGATATAAGACTTCCCGTGTCTGAATCAGTAGGATTTATCAACCCCCAAGAGGAGGACACAGCGTGCAGAGGCCTACAACAGGAGGATGCCTGAGACATTCAGGGAACTGAAGGAGGGCCTGAATGGAAGAACACATAGGATGAGGCGGGCTGTGGCATGAAGCTGCAGCTGGAAAAGTAGATACAGGCCAATTGTACCGTACCTTCTAAGATAATAAGTGctcagtgggacttccctggtggtccagtggttaagacgccacacttccaatgcagggggtgtgggttccatccctggttggggaactaagatcgcacatgccgcgcagcacagcccaaaacatttttttaacttaaaaattaaaataaaaagaagtgctCAGTGATGACAGAAAAtgaccttcctccttcctccctaaCTCGCTCTACCTCCGTTGCTGCCTGTGTCCGTAAAAGCACCACCTTGCACACAGTTGCTTAAGCTCAAAGCAAAGTTATCCAGACTCGGCTCCCAGCCTTACTTTCCACGTCCAACCTACCAGCGAGCTTGTGGCTCCTGCCTTTAAAGACTTCTCCTCTCCATCTTCTGCTGGCCCCCAAGCCTAGGTCTCATCAACTCCCGCCTGGACTCCTGCGACCCTTTCAGCCTGGCCTTCCCAATTCCACTCGTGCCAGTGAACCTACCTTCCAGTCAGAATGATCCTGGCTTCAACCAGGCCTCTCCCCTTGGAAGTTTCCACGACTGTTGGGCAAACGTACAAACTCCCAACAATGCCCCCTAGTCCATCCGggccctcctgctgcccccacctccctctgGCCTCTCTCTTCTCTATGCTTTCACTGTTGTGACCTGTTCTCATCCATTAAAACCCCGTGTTCTCCCACCTGGGCCTGGAACATTCCCCCACCCTGGCCTATCTAACTAATCCTTCAGATTTTGACTTAACGGACACTTCCTACAGGAAGGCTCCTTGCCTGACTCCAGCAATAAATCCCTTTGCTATATGACTCGTATAACATTCGAGTCACCCTTTGATAAAACTCATCACGACGTGTCTGTTTCCTCTGACAGACTGTATGGGCCAGAGGATAGGGACCTGAGCCCACCTTCCCCACCACTATCCTCCCACCACTTAACAAAGAAGCCACCACCCACCACTGCCCCCAACCTGGCAAAttcctacccatccttcaaatCTCACTCACCTACATCGCTTTCAGGGGGACAGCCTTCCCTGAGCACCCAGACTTGGGGGGGGGGTCATCCATTTACATAGCCCCACACTTCCTTGGGCATCTCTTACAGCACTTATCACAGCTGTAAAAGTGACTGATTTTAATATGTCTCCCCCCtttgattttctgtcttgtttctctttgccccagcatttaaaaaaatgcttgtcACAAGACTCCCCCCAGGTCAGCCCACAAGAATTCTTCCGAAAATCCCTAAAATTGCATGCAAAATTCTGTGCGAGAACAATTTTCTGAAGAACCAGTCTGTGGCTTTTGTTAGTGTTTCAAAGGGGCCCAAGATGTGAAAGGTTAAGAACCTTCTCCCAGGAGCTGAAGGGGCTGTCTTTCCTTCAAAACAGCCCTGCCAACCGACTTCTATGCAAAACCATTGCcctagaatataagttccaagTGGGCAACaatctttattttgttcattggTGTGCCCCAAATGCCTGGAACGGTGCCTGGTCCCTTCCAGGTGTGGGTGTAGAATGACCAAACATAGTCTTTGACGACTGTAACAGTTGTGAGAACTGTGTAGTGGTTaactattgctgcataacaaattccCCCAAAATGTAacggcttaaaacaacatttatcACCTCAGTTTCTCTAGGCTGGGAGTCAGCGTGCAGCTTAGTTGGGTCCTCTGCTTCAGGGTCTCTCACAGGGCTGCAAAGTGCCAGCCAGGGCTGTAGTCATCTGAAAGTTTGactggggaaggatctgcttcTGAGCTCACTCGTGTGGTTGCCagcaggattcagttcctcactggctgtGGGCTGGAGGCTGCCCTGAGTTCCCAACCACATGGGCCTCTTCATAGGGCAGCTCACAACATGGAAGCTTGCTTCAACAGATCTtgcaaggaggaggagaggaggagaaagggaggaagagagagacagacagtaaCAAGATGGCCATTACAATCTTTTGTGTCTTAACCTTGGAAGCAGCTTTCATCCCCTTTGCTCTGTTCTGTTAGAAGCAAGTCTCTGTTTAGGTCTAGTGCACACTCAAGGGAAGGAGattatactagcaatgaacaggAATGAACCGCAGTGGCAGCATCATTACATGTTTTCTCATATAGTGTCTGGCTCATCTGAAAACCCGAAGAGCAGAAGGTGCAGACCAAATGCCTACAGGTCAAGCAGATGGTGACGAGGGAAGAAATGAGAGGTGGGGGGTTTGGCGGACAGCTGAGCCTCTACCCATCCTCCAGCAGCAGACCACTGCCAAGCAGGAATGCAGGCTGACTTGTCAGATCTAACTTTTCAAAAGAAGCCAAAGTCCTGATTTTTATGAGACGCTTCCCggtttttaaaattgataatcgccgcagagcaactaggcccgtgtgccacaactactgagcctgcgctctagagcccgtgctccacaacaagagaagccactgcaatgagaagcccgtgcactgcaacgaagagtagcccccgctcaccgcaactagagaaagcccacgcccagcaacgaagacccaatgcagccaaaaataaataaataaatacataaatttatgaaaataaataaatgaaactgataaTCTAGCAAACACACGTGAGCAGTTTTTGACTCTTCTCGATGGCAGAAAAGGCCTAACCTATTCTACTACTCTGTATGCTTGTTCCATCTCTCCTATGCCCGCCCTCCCAATCGCCACACTCGTTCACTGAAGGCAGGGACCTCGTTAATTCACTTGCACACTTCCTCCAGCTCTCTGCACGCAGCAAGCCAACAGTAACTACTGCTGAATAGAATATGGCATGGCTGACATCAGGGAGTGTGCCCCACCCACACCCGCACTCCAGTCCTAGAGGGGCGGGTAGAAGTGGCCGCTCATGTCTGAATGTAGCAACTCGATAGCTATTCTTACCGGCATCATCCCCCTGTTTCCTCACCAGCTCCCTGGCATGTCTCCCCTGAATCCATTAAGCCATCATCTACCACTATCCACCTGGCTGACAGCTAGAGGGAGCTTGAAAACGCAGATCTGTCATTTTCACCGCCAGGGTTTACATCCTTCAACAGTTTGCCGATGCCCTTTGGAGAAAATCCAAACTCTTTTAACTCAGCTCATCGGGCGCTTTGGAGCTGCGCCTGCGCAGCCCTCGGGCAGGTCTCATCTCTCACCACTACCTCCCTTCCCATTTGGCACTCCAGGCAGGCCAGAGCTTTGTTTCTTCACGGCTCCACACTTTCTGccacttcaaagcttttgcaagtGCTCTCTGTCGAGCTGGAACCTCTTCTCTCCATTCTCTACCACCCCCTCTAGATGTTCCAGCTATGTGCTCTGAAAATTTCTGACGTCCCTTGCTAAACCTGAGGGCAGGTACAATATCTGTTTTCCTCACCACTCTGCTCTTCCTAGTACAACGGCCGCAAGGGATACACCAATAATACACATTTGTAGAACTGGCCACAGCAGTGCTGATTCCCGTGAGCAGACAGCGCCACCTGTTGACGCAAGTTGGCACTTCAGTACCTAGAAAGGAGCCTTAGCTCTCTGCCCACGCTTAAGGTAGATGGACAATAGTTTTGAAGTTTTCAGGGGGTCTATCTCGAGACTCCTTACATCAAagttagcaattaaaaaaaaaagagctaacatTATTGAGTATTTAACGTGGGAGAATTAGGCACTTTCCTAAGTGCTTTAgttattaacacatttaatcttcactCCACTCAATGAAGTAGGTACTTTTATCGCTTTATAGATAgggtaactgaggcacagagtagtCAACTGCctcacccaagatcacacagccagaaaaTTTCATCCCAGGTGGTCTGACTTgaacctggattttttttttggccacactgcgcagcTTGTAGGATCCTAGCTCCTGACCAGGAAATGAACCCAGGCCCTAGGCAGCAAAAGCgcaaactcccaaccactggaccgccagggaattccctgaacctGTACTTCTAAGCCTGAAACTCACTGCCTCTACCGTCTCCTTTCCTGTGAGCCCAATGACCTGGTGAGGTTACACCCCAGACACCTCCCTCTGCTGTGAAGGCACTGCTACCTGGGGCACTGACATCAACCAAAATTCCTTCTGCAGTGAACCCTACATTTTGAGAACTGCATAGTTCTGCAAGGGCACCCTCAGGACAGGAAGCAGATGCAGCCTCTCCTCCGCGAGCAGTCAACCCTGACCTCCGTTATTGCTCCTCGCCTGTGACCTCCAGCAAACAACCACCTCTCTGAGCTCCCTTCTCCTAACAGGGCCTTTGGCCTGCtgagtggatgaggctggataccCCATGAAGAGTGAGGAGCGCAGTCCCTGATTGAGATTCAGGTGAACACTGAATGGCAGTGGTTATCACTCGGTCCCCTCCCTGGATCGCACACATCACACATGAAGCTGGGTCCCTTCACGTTTCGATATTGCTGTTTAGAACCAAGAGGTTGTGGCTACTTCATGCTTAGGTTCCATCTACTTTCCACTCTCTCCTCTAAATCATTCCTTTATATCATTGAGGAAAATGCCTGCCTGCACTTGATTTTAAGTTGTTagacataaataatatataccaGGCACTTTCTATGGCCTAGTCATTATTCTAGTTTAttcatattaactcatttaatcatcacaacagccCTGAttctccccactttacagatgaggaagctaggCACAGTGAAACGACAcgttcagggtcacacagcaagtggctGACGTGGAATGTAAACTTAAGCCATGGTACCAGTCTACGCTTTTAAACACTACGTTAGACTCCCTCTGCTGGTAGAGGCTGTGTCTGCTACCTTTACTCCCAAGTGCCAGGCACACTGCTTTGCACACTGTAGGTGTCAACAAActtgttttaatatataatatatataaacacacagtcACATGCCAGTGTGACAAATACCCCTTCTCCGACCGGGAAAGAGCTCCATCATACCCTGGGCTCCTGGAGACTTTCCAGAAAGAGCCTAGGCCTGGCAGTCTTCACAGATGACACCCAATGGGGGCACTTTTATTAGACAAGTGGGAAAGGACAGGGTGCACCTTACGGTGTACTGCCTGGGGCCTCATGCAGGCCCAGAACTCTGCTGCACCCTCTTCATGAGCTCTTCGTCCTGCATAGACAATTCTGTCAACTTTTTGCCCATCCGCTCATGGATATCTAGGTACTTGGAGACACACCGGTCCAGGCACACAGACTCGCCCTTGGACAGTTCTGCTTCCTTGTAGTGGGGAGGCACGCACTTCCGGTGGCAGGCACTGGTCATTctagaaagaaggaagggcaaGGTCAGGTCAGCAGCCTCCTGTGGCATACCAGGAACCCTCAGCCATTCCTGCCCTGCTATACTGATTTCACCTCCCCGAGAAGGCAGTGTAAATCCTGTTTGCACCCCAACTATCTTGGAAGATCCTTGAGAGCAGGAACCATTAGCCATGTTTATGACTAATCAAACAGGAACCATTAGCTGAGTACCAGCTATGTTCCAGACATCGTGCTAAGTGCTTGACAGGGATTCTGTCATGCAGTTTTTACGATATTCCCAAGAGGTAGGCACCATCATTATCCctctttttacagataaggaaatgaaggcacagagagCCTCAGGATCACATAAAGCTGGGCTATGAACCCAGGTAGCCTGACTTTACAgcctacatttaaaaattattctggtaAATAGCCTCCAAGATAAAACAACTAATCTAGGGAGGATACCAGAGAGCTCAAGccaataaaaatagcaaatatttgttgactgctTACTCGACTTGTGTTGGGCTTAACGCTAAGAGCTTGTCATATACTTTTACATTTCATATTGATAATGTCTCTGtgaggaaggtactattattaactccactttacagatggggaaaccactGGTCTAACAGTccatgtaacttgcccaaggccatagtAGTGGTGGTTGGTGCAGCTACGATTTGTTCCCAAATTTGCCAGATGGTTATGGGCACTAGTTAGGAGTCAGACTGAGTTACTGGTTCTGACATTGCTACTGACCAGCTGTGGACCCTGAGAGAGTTATTTAACCTCTAGAAACCTCAATgtcttcacctttaaaaaaagataatgcatataaaatgctCAGCATGTGTCTGAGATGGATTAAGAGTTTAAGAAATGTTGACTACTAAGTGAGCTACGTGCTATTTGTCACAAGGCAAATGCTCTACTCTTCCCGGAACACAACCAGAGCCTGGACGGGACCTTCTCTTTCTGCTCAGCTCCTACGTCGCCAATTCCATCCGAACCTAAATGCCCAGTTCCTTCTAGTGACCCCACACTGCGTCTGCATTAGCCCTTAAGcatggggtgggagctgggggtgcTGGGAGGGTAAGCCCGGGCCTCAGGTTTCCCCGGAATGAGGAAAATAATCTTCAGAAGTTATCCACCTCTGCCTTGGCAAGAGTGACCTGGGATCATTCTCTAAGACAAGGCAGCGCAGAATCAGCCCTTACCTGTTGTACATATCAGCCATCATCTCAACCTCCAGCTCTGCCGCCAGCTGCTGGGCCCTAAGCGGGTCCATTTCAGCCCTGCACCGTGGAAGAGATCTCCCTCTGGCCTCCTAATCCTGGGGGCAGACATCATGGTCAGCACCCAGCCCTCCCATTCACCTTCCCATCGCAGGGgctggaggatgtggagaaatcagaggGCATCAGACCAGCAGGGGCCACTGACCTCAGTGAATTCAAacgtcccatttcacagatgtgggaACTGAGGCCAAGAAGGGGAACACTGCCTAGGCCAAGGTCAAAGAACATGTCAATGGCGGGTCTGGAAATCGAGCCCCAGAGCCCTGACTCCCAATCCCTCTAGGTCACCTCTATCCAGGAGAAGAAGGGGAGACCGGAACGCAGCATGAACCTGCGGGGCCGTAAGAATTCGATCACACGCGGGACTAAGGCGCCCGGGCCCCAGCCCAGGGTCTACACCTCTGAAATAGCGGCGCCATCATCAGGATCACCTTGAGGTCAGACGTCACTCACCACGGCCTGGGGCCTGCCACAACGCCCCCTACGTCCCCAACTTCGGGTAAACTACAAACTCACCGGGCGCTCAGGTAGGATAGGGCGGAAGCACCGGGGTCACTTCCGGGAGGGAAATCCCGCCTCTTCCCGGATCCGCACGCACTTCCGGAATGAAGTACCAACGAGGCGGCGCGGGAAAATCCGCTACCATAGAGAGGGAGCTGCTGGCCCGGCCTAAGGCGTCTCCCAAATGCTAGAGAGGACTCCAAAATACCATAGAGGCTTGAGCGGGGCGCAGAGCGCCTGCAGACTGGTTAGAATTCTTGTCTTTAGGGGTGTCACGGAGAGATTTGAGTTTATTGGTTCTGTGAGAGGGGCAGGACCACAGGACTCAGTGAACCTCGTCCTCACCTCCGGAGAGCCGAGGCCAGAGCGCCAATCAGGCGCAGAGTAGGAGGAATGCCGCCGAACTGCAGCTCTCAGTTTGTGATGTACTTAAGGTCACCTGGGACGCTTAAAATAATCCCGAAGCCCAGGGCTCACTTCgtaccaattaaatcagaatccctgggagtaggacccaggcatcagtacattttaaaactccccaggtgattcccatGTGCAGCTAAGTTTGAGGACCAATGCTCAGAGGCCCTTTATATGAACACAGCTGTGTGTAGGTCACTAAACTCTCTGGGGTTGCAGAGACAAGCGAGGCACGGTTTCTGCTTGCAGAAAGATGAGTCAAGTATACAATATGTTTTAGTCAGCTTCTGTTAGACGCCCTGGGCCCTAAAGAGATGAATAGGGCCACTGTGGCCGCCACCAGAACTGACCTAGTGTGTTTGGGTGAGGAAGACAGAGGGTACTTGTGAACTCTTCATCTTTCAAGACTTAATGTATTCCTCGGGTCTGCACGCCCCCCTCCCGCAACCCCCCCCCCAAGAAAAACCCACCTCAATCCCTGGATTTTTCAAGGGATTTCAAGGGATGCAGTGGTACACTGCCCATAGGAGAAGGTGGGCTAGACACTTTATATGGCTGGTCACCATATGCTTCCCTAAGGAAGTCCCAATTCTAAATATTGGCCTCATTACTGCTCTAAGGACTCAAACTTCTTTGTCAGACCCTGTGCCttgatactttaaaatttagGTATAGCATTCAGATAGTAAAGTAGTAAAATACAcaagcttaatttttaaatatacattcagTTTTATAACTATCTCCCAGATCAAGATACAAAATATTTCCAGCACCTTAAAAAGTTATCTCATGTTCCTTCCCCGTCAATACTCGCTCTTCTGCAGTgaaccactattctgacttctatcacCATCAGTTAGTTCTGCCTACTCCTGAActtcacataaatgaaattatacattgttttctgttttgtgcctCACTTCTTTAGCTCAGTGTAGCATCCGTAAGATTTCATCCATATTGTCGTGTGTATctcttattccttcttttttatggctgtctAGTGTTTGATTGTATAAATAAGCCACAGTTCATTTATCTATTCTCCTActgatggacttttgggttgtttccagtttggggctattatgataATGCTGCCAcgtatattattgtatatatgttatCCTGGTTTTTACTTTTGAGAATCTAGTCAACATATTATGGAGTATTAAGAAATTGCATGGAAAAAGGAGATGGGTTCTTAAGAGAGGAATCTGCTTCCTAGATGggatttttgttagtttttttttttgttttttttttttttttgcggtacgcaggcctctcaccgctgcggcctctcccactgcggagcacaggctccggacgcgcaggctcagcagccatggctcacgggcccagctgctccatggcatgtgggatcttcccggaccggggcacgaacccgtgtcccctgcatcggcaggcggactctcaaccactgcgccaccagaga carries:
- the TIMM10 gene encoding mitochondrial import inner membrane translocase subunit Tim10 is translated as MDPLRAQQLAAELEVEMMADMYNRMTSACHRKCVPPHYKEAELSKGESVCLDRCVSKYLDIHERMGKKLTELSMQDEELMKRVQQSSGPA